The Xanthomonas sp. CFBP 8443 genome has a window encoding:
- a CDS encoding alpha-2-macroglobulin — protein sequence MHTDSKRQWSLLRAGLLSTLLLLGLTLALGGCKRNESGQLPDASGEPVKGQKEAMKGFGLVRAFPDQTSDGLSLALEFSRPLVGTQDFDKLLRFEEKVGTDDSAWSLSDDGKTLRYPYVEAAKDYTVLISGDLLAADGSRLGKPLKQKVYTGELEPAVGFASQGSVLPARESRGLPVVSLNVPEVDVEFMRVKEGSLPAFFAQYQRGGRRGSWEMDSEYGDHTPISQLAESVYVNRFVLGGDKNERALTYLPIQEIKELQEPGLYFAVMKRPGRFENEYDTAFFTVSDIGLHARAYKDKLFVHTASLQSGEPLKKVELRILDAQGELFLKGETDANGNALLNYTLDAGQVLVARSGTDLSMLPFNQPALDLSEFAVAGRENAWFDVFAWSGRDLYRPGETVRVSALLRDNDGKPVATSGKGAQPVFLRLKQPDGKIFRETRLQPGEQGYFSFEQLIPADAPTGRWQVEFRTDPASKEAVQGMTLRIEEFLPERMKLDLDSAQKTLKPGEPFKLQATAAYLYGAPADGNRFTAKLAVAVEQHPVETLPGYFFGDPTLQLPREAKDVIDTEFGADGKIAEDLVLPDEAKPTSTIAALVSASVYETGGRTVTRTLKRVLWPAPALVGVRPLFDDTDGADANANARFELMRVDAQGKPQPAKGLKVTLVRELRDYHWAFADNRWDYDFTRRFENKQTIAVDAGNGAAKFDFPVEWGEYRVDVFDPSTGLTTRYPFRAGWSWNDENRGLDARPDKVKLALDKTGYKAGDTLKVTLTPPHAGPGVLMVESDKMLYVQDIDVKPGSSFEIPVTKDWERHDVYVTALVFRGGSAPSKITPARAVGVAFVPMERKTRRVAVGLVAPKQMRPEQPLPVTVSVPELAGKQAHVTISAVDVGILNITRFPVPDANAQFFAQRRLGVDAYDIYGRVIESFEGGSGKLRFGGDMALAALPQAKRPTARVQTVDLFSGSVKLDAKGNARVQLPVPDFNGTLRVSALVYSDERYGNRDVETLVRAPIVAEASMPRVMAPGDRSTVTLDVQNFTGQAGEFKVQVDGEGPLAIAENARSAKLGKDGKATLSFPLVAQEGYTVAKVRVRVNGNGFSVDRRYDLPVRAAWPSVLRAQTRVLDPLAPVTLGMGDAEGLMAGSVNARMLVSALPPIPFASALQGALEYPYGCAEQTTSKGYAALLLDDATARLLGAKGLDAAKRRERMEGAFGRLASMQISSGHFSMWGDDGYVNPGLTPYIAEFLLDAKDAGFAVPDNVLQKALNRLSEDLLSGGNNFYGQDRRENLKFANQAWSGYVLARVNRAPLGTLRALYDNDRGKALTGLSLVHLGVALSLQGDKKRGEAAIAAGFAKDSADRPRYFGDYGSVIRDDALMIALLHERGLAKPEYDARAVALGREIDARRRGGWLWLSTQEQVALARMGKALLANQSKLVSGQLTIGDGSEAIGAAKAFGRQFGEAELARGVSFVPQGEAPLYASLEIAGVPRTAPEVDESTLKVEREWYGTDGKPWTPRPLKEGEALIVRVTVTSNVSMPDALLTDLLPAGLEIENFNLGDAKQWADVVVDGIEISDRSEAAEVKHEEFRDDRYVAALSLSSGSKAQVFYLVRAVTPGTYTVPPPLVEDMYRPDLRGVGRSSPGTVNVVQP from the coding sequence ATGCATACGGATTCGAAGCGGCAGTGGAGCCTCCTGCGCGCTGGGCTGTTGAGCACCTTGCTGCTGCTGGGCCTGACGTTGGCATTGGGCGGCTGCAAGCGCAACGAATCCGGGCAGTTGCCCGACGCCAGCGGCGAGCCGGTCAAGGGCCAGAAGGAAGCGATGAAGGGCTTCGGCCTGGTCCGCGCCTTCCCCGACCAGACCAGCGACGGCCTGTCGCTGGCGCTGGAGTTCTCGCGGCCGCTGGTCGGCACTCAGGACTTCGACAAGCTGCTGCGCTTCGAGGAAAAGGTCGGCACCGACGACAGCGCCTGGTCGCTGTCCGACGACGGCAAGACCCTGCGCTATCCGTACGTGGAGGCGGCCAAGGACTACACCGTGCTGATCTCCGGCGACCTGCTCGCCGCCGACGGCAGCCGCCTGGGCAAGCCGCTCAAGCAGAAGGTCTATACCGGCGAACTGGAGCCGGCGGTCGGCTTCGCCTCGCAGGGCAGCGTGCTGCCGGCGCGCGAGAGCCGCGGCCTGCCGGTGGTCTCGCTCAACGTGCCGGAAGTGGACGTGGAGTTCATGCGGGTCAAGGAAGGCTCGCTGCCGGCGTTCTTCGCCCAGTACCAGCGCGGCGGCCGCCGCGGCAGCTGGGAGATGGACAGCGAGTACGGCGACCACACCCCGATTTCGCAGCTGGCCGAGTCGGTCTACGTCAACCGCTTCGTGCTCGGCGGCGACAAGAACGAGCGCGCGCTGACCTATCTGCCGATCCAGGAAATCAAGGAACTGCAGGAACCCGGTCTGTACTTCGCGGTGATGAAGCGCCCGGGCCGGTTCGAGAACGAATACGACACCGCGTTCTTCACCGTCAGCGACATCGGCCTGCACGCGCGCGCCTACAAGGACAAGCTGTTCGTGCACACCGCCTCGCTGCAGAGCGGCGAGCCGTTGAAGAAAGTGGAACTGCGCATCCTCGACGCCCAGGGCGAGCTGTTCCTGAAAGGCGAGACCGACGCCAACGGCAACGCGCTGCTGAACTACACGCTCGATGCTGGCCAGGTGCTGGTGGCGCGCAGCGGTACCGACCTGTCGATGCTGCCGTTCAACCAGCCGGCGCTGGACCTGAGCGAATTCGCCGTGGCCGGGCGCGAGAACGCCTGGTTCGACGTGTTCGCCTGGTCCGGCCGCGACCTGTACCGCCCCGGCGAGACGGTGCGCGTGTCGGCGCTGCTGCGCGACAACGACGGCAAGCCGGTGGCCACCAGCGGCAAGGGCGCGCAGCCGGTGTTCCTGCGCTTGAAGCAGCCCGACGGCAAGATCTTCCGCGAGACCCGCCTGCAGCCGGGCGAGCAGGGCTATTTCAGCTTCGAACAGCTGATTCCCGCCGATGCGCCGACCGGGCGCTGGCAGGTGGAATTCCGCACCGACCCGGCCAGCAAGGAAGCGGTGCAGGGCATGACCCTGCGCATCGAGGAGTTCCTGCCAGAGCGCATGAAGCTGGACCTGGACAGCGCGCAGAAGACGCTCAAGCCGGGCGAGCCGTTCAAGCTGCAGGCCACCGCCGCCTATCTGTACGGCGCGCCGGCCGACGGCAACCGCTTCACCGCCAAGCTGGCGGTGGCGGTCGAGCAGCATCCGGTGGAAACGCTGCCGGGCTATTTCTTCGGCGACCCGACGCTGCAGCTGCCGCGCGAAGCCAAGGACGTGATCGATACCGAGTTCGGCGCCGACGGCAAGATCGCCGAGGACCTGGTGCTACCGGACGAGGCCAAGCCGACCAGCACCATCGCCGCGCTGGTCTCGGCCAGCGTCTACGAGACCGGCGGCCGCACCGTCACCCGCACGCTCAAGCGCGTGCTGTGGCCGGCGCCGGCGCTGGTCGGCGTGCGCCCGCTGTTCGACGACACCGACGGTGCCGACGCCAACGCCAACGCGCGCTTCGAACTGATGCGGGTCGACGCGCAGGGCAAGCCGCAGCCAGCCAAGGGGCTGAAGGTGACCTTGGTGCGCGAGCTGCGCGACTACCACTGGGCGTTCGCCGACAACCGCTGGGACTACGACTTCACCCGCCGCTTCGAGAACAAGCAGACCATCGCCGTCGACGCCGGCAACGGCGCGGCCAAGTTCGACTTCCCGGTGGAGTGGGGCGAATACCGCGTGGACGTGTTCGATCCGTCCACCGGCCTGACCACGCGCTATCCGTTCCGCGCCGGCTGGAGCTGGAACGACGAGAACCGCGGCCTGGACGCGCGCCCTGACAAGGTCAAGCTGGCGCTGGACAAGACCGGCTACAAGGCCGGCGACACGCTCAAGGTCACCCTGACCCCGCCGCACGCCGGTCCCGGCGTGCTGATGGTCGAAAGCGACAAGATGCTGTACGTGCAGGACATCGACGTGAAGCCGGGCAGCAGCTTCGAGATCCCGGTGACCAAGGACTGGGAGCGCCACGACGTCTACGTCACCGCGCTGGTGTTCCGCGGCGGTTCGGCGCCGAGCAAGATCACCCCGGCGCGTGCGGTCGGCGTGGCCTTCGTGCCGATGGAACGCAAGACCCGGCGCGTGGCGGTGGGCCTGGTCGCGCCCAAGCAGATGCGTCCGGAGCAGCCGCTGCCGGTGACGGTGAGCGTGCCGGAACTGGCCGGCAAGCAGGCGCACGTGACCATCTCTGCGGTCGACGTGGGCATCCTCAACATCACCCGTTTCCCGGTGCCCGATGCCAACGCGCAGTTCTTCGCGCAGCGGCGCCTCGGGGTGGATGCGTACGACATCTACGGCCGCGTGATCGAGAGCTTCGAAGGCGGCAGCGGCAAGCTGCGCTTCGGCGGCGACATGGCGTTGGCGGCGTTGCCGCAGGCCAAGCGGCCGACCGCGCGGGTGCAGACGGTGGACCTGTTCTCCGGCTCGGTGAAGCTCGACGCCAAGGGCAACGCGCGGGTGCAGCTGCCGGTGCCGGACTTCAACGGCACCCTGCGGGTCTCGGCGCTGGTGTATTCGGACGAGCGCTACGGCAACCGCGACGTGGAGACGCTGGTGCGCGCGCCGATCGTGGCCGAGGCCAGCATGCCGCGGGTGATGGCGCCGGGCGACCGCAGCACGGTCACCCTGGACGTGCAGAACTTCACCGGGCAAGCGGGCGAGTTCAAGGTGCAGGTGGATGGCGAAGGCCCGCTGGCGATCGCCGAGAACGCGCGCAGCGCCAAGCTCGGCAAGGACGGCAAGGCCACCCTCAGCTTCCCGCTGGTGGCGCAGGAGGGCTACACCGTGGCCAAGGTGCGGGTGCGGGTGAACGGCAATGGCTTCAGCGTCGACCGCCGCTACGACCTGCCGGTGCGCGCGGCGTGGCCGTCGGTGCTGCGCGCGCAGACCCGCGTGCTGGATCCGCTGGCGCCGGTGACGCTGGGCATGGGCGATGCCGAGGGGCTGATGGCCGGCTCGGTCAACGCGCGCATGCTGGTCAGCGCGTTGCCGCCGATCCCGTTCGCCAGCGCGCTGCAGGGCGCGCTGGAGTACCCGTACGGCTGCGCCGAGCAGACCACCAGCAAGGGCTACGCTGCGCTGCTGCTCGACGACGCCACCGCCAGGCTGCTAGGCGCCAAGGGCCTGGATGCGGCCAAGCGCCGCGAGCGCATGGAAGGCGCGTTCGGGCGGCTGGCCTCGATGCAGATCTCCAGCGGCCACTTCTCGATGTGGGGCGACGACGGCTACGTCAATCCGGGCCTGACCCCGTACATCGCCGAGTTCCTGCTCGACGCCAAGGACGCCGGTTTCGCGGTGCCCGACAACGTGCTGCAGAAGGCGTTGAACCGGCTCAGCGAGGACCTGCTGTCCGGCGGCAACAACTTCTACGGCCAGGACCGCCGCGAGAACCTGAAGTTCGCCAACCAGGCCTGGTCCGGCTACGTGCTGGCGCGGGTCAACCGCGCGCCGCTGGGCACGTTGCGCGCGCTGTACGACAACGATCGCGGCAAGGCGCTGACCGGCCTGTCGCTGGTGCACCTGGGCGTGGCGCTGTCGCTGCAGGGCGACAAGAAGCGCGGCGAGGCGGCGATCGCGGCCGGCTTCGCCAAGGACAGCGCCGACCGTCCGCGCTACTTCGGCGACTACGGCAGCGTGATCCGCGACGACGCGCTGATGATCGCGCTGCTGCACGAGCGCGGCCTGGCCAAGCCCGAGTACGACGCGCGGGCGGTGGCGCTGGGCCGCGAGATCGACGCGCGCCGCCGCGGCGGCTGGCTGTGGCTGAGCACCCAGGAGCAGGTGGCGCTGGCGCGGATGGGCAAGGCGCTGCTGGCCAACCAGAGCAAGCTGGTGTCCGGGCAGCTGACCATCGGCGACGGCAGCGAAGCGATCGGCGCGGCCAAGGCGTTCGGCCGCCAGTTCGGCGAGGCCGAGCTGGCGCGCGGGGTCAGCTTCGTGCCGCAGGGCGAGGCGCCGCTGTACGCCAGCCTGGAAATCGCCGGCGTCCCGCGCACCGCGCCGGAGGTGGACGAGAGCACGCTGAAGGTGGAGCGCGAGTGGTACGGCACCGACGGCAAGCCGTGGACGCCGCGGCCGCTGAAGGAAGGCGAGGCGCTGATCGTGCGCGTCACCGTCACCTCCAACGTGAGCATGCCCGACGCGCTGCTGACCGACCTGTTGCCGGCCGGCCTGGAGATCGAGAACTTCAACCTGGGCGACGCCAAGCAATGGGCCGACGTGGTGGTGGACGGCATCGAGATCAGCGACCGTTCCGAAGCCGCCGAGGTCAAGCACGAGGAGTTCCGCGACGACCGTTACGTGGCCGCGCTGAGCCTGTCCTCGGGCAGCAAGGCGCAGGTGTTCTACCTGGTGCGCGCGGTGACCCCGGGCACCTACACGGTGCCGCCGCCGCTGGTCGAGGACATGTACCGTCCCGACCTGCGCGGGGTGGGGCGCAGCAGCCCCGGCACGGTCAACGTCGTGCAGCCCTGA
- a CDS encoding MFS transporter, with translation MHDPSSPAATSASSPALQTGIGATRAMFLLSGMAMAAWAPMVPYVKARFALDDARLGLVLLAFGAGSVVAMPLGGVLSHRFGARAVIVTSALALCLALPAVALAPSVPLLVVALLYFSAALGALDVSMNAHAVEAEKRVGRAAMSGFHGVFSVGGLLGAAGMSALLGSGAPLLACTLLVSALLLGLLLWQRGGLLRQASPSAEAVPLRLPRGPVLVLGALCFICLLAEGAMLDWSAVLLREHHGMTPGAAGMGYAAFSVAMALGRLTGDRIVARLGPSRTVGIGAALAAAGLLLASVGSSASSGLLGCVLVGLGASNLVPVMFGAAGRMPGTSPAVALATLTTLGYTGLLAGPALIGFLAHASSLPVALWAVAGLLLLVAAGARLVRR, from the coding sequence ATGCACGACCCATCCTCACCCGCCGCCACTTCCGCCAGTTCCCCCGCGCTGCAGACCGGGATCGGCGCCACCCGCGCCATGTTCCTGCTGTCGGGCATGGCGATGGCCGCGTGGGCGCCGATGGTGCCGTACGTCAAGGCGCGCTTCGCCCTGGACGACGCGCGCCTGGGCCTGGTGCTGCTGGCGTTCGGCGCCGGCTCGGTGGTAGCGATGCCGCTGGGCGGAGTGCTGAGCCATCGCTTCGGCGCCCGCGCGGTGATCGTGACCAGCGCGCTGGCGCTGTGCCTGGCGCTGCCGGCGGTGGCGCTGGCGCCGAGCGTGCCGCTGCTGGTCGTGGCGCTGCTGTACTTCAGCGCCGCGCTGGGCGCGCTCGACGTGTCGATGAATGCGCACGCGGTGGAAGCGGAAAAGCGCGTCGGCCGCGCTGCAATGTCCGGTTTCCATGGCGTGTTCAGCGTCGGCGGGTTGCTCGGCGCCGCCGGCATGAGCGCGCTGCTCGGCAGCGGTGCGCCGCTGCTGGCCTGCACGCTGCTGGTCTCGGCGCTGCTGCTGGGGCTGTTGCTGTGGCAGCGCGGCGGGCTGCTGCGGCAGGCGTCGCCGTCGGCCGAGGCGGTGCCGCTGCGGCTGCCGCGCGGGCCGGTGCTGGTGCTGGGCGCGCTGTGCTTCATCTGCCTGCTGGCGGAGGGCGCGATGCTCGACTGGAGCGCGGTGCTGCTGCGCGAGCACCACGGCATGACGCCGGGCGCGGCGGGCATGGGCTACGCCGCGTTCTCGGTGGCGATGGCGCTGGGCCGGCTGACCGGCGACCGCATCGTGGCGCGGCTGGGGCCGTCGCGCACCGTCGGCATCGGCGCCGCGCTGGCTGCCGCCGGCCTGCTGTTGGCCAGTGTCGGCAGCTCCGCCAGCAGCGGCCTGCTCGGCTGCGTGCTGGTCGGCCTGGGCGCCTCCAACCTGGTGCCGGTGATGTTCGGCGCCGCCGGGCGCATGCCGGGCACCTCGCCGGCGGTGGCGCTGGCGACATTGACCACGCTCGGCTATACCGGCCTGCTCGCCGGGCCGGCGCTGATTGGTTTCCTCGCCCACGCCAGCAGCCTGCCGGTGGCGCTGTGGGCGGTGGCGGGGCTGTTGCTGCTGGTGGCCGCCGGCGCGCGCCTGGTCCGTCGTTGA
- a CDS encoding HAD family phosphatase, producing MSAPASPSTPRIDTVVFDLGGVLIDWNPRHLYRRLFDDETAMEAFLSEVCSPQWNERQDAGRPWHEAVAELSALHPAHASLIAAYHARWPEMLGGAMEETVAVLEELRGQDLRLYALTNWSHETFPVARERYPFLQWFDGVLVSGEERLVKPDPAIFALLCERFAIEPARAVFIDDAPRNVHAAAGMGMHALQFCDAPGLRRDLAALGLPLRDAGQAP from the coding sequence ATGTCCGCGCCCGCATCTCCGTCCACGCCCCGCATCGACACCGTCGTGTTCGATCTCGGCGGCGTGCTGATCGATTGGAATCCGCGCCACCTGTACCGCCGCCTGTTCGACGACGAAACCGCGATGGAAGCGTTCCTGAGCGAGGTCTGCAGCCCGCAATGGAACGAGCGCCAGGACGCCGGACGACCGTGGCACGAGGCGGTGGCCGAACTCAGCGCGCTGCATCCGGCGCATGCGTCGCTGATCGCGGCCTACCACGCGCGCTGGCCGGAGATGCTCGGCGGTGCGATGGAGGAGACGGTGGCGGTGCTGGAGGAACTGCGCGGGCAGGACCTGCGGCTGTACGCGCTGACCAACTGGTCGCACGAGACCTTCCCGGTGGCGCGCGAACGCTACCCGTTCCTGCAATGGTTCGATGGCGTGCTGGTCTCCGGCGAGGAGCGGCTGGTGAAGCCGGACCCGGCGATCTTCGCGCTGCTGTGCGAGCGCTTTGCGATCGAACCGGCGCGCGCGGTGTTCATCGACGACGCGCCGCGCAACGTGCACGCCGCCGCGGGCATGGGCATGCACGCGCTGCAGTTCTGCGACGCGCCTGGCTTGCGCCGCGACCTGGCCGCGCTGGGCCTGCCGCTGCGCGACGCCGGGCAGGCGCCGTGA
- a CDS encoding DeoR/GlpR family DNA-binding transcription regulator translates to MSTELDTLPQERQQAILQRLREHGRVVAAELAARFGVSEDSIRRDLRELAAQGLCRRVYGGALLPTPGFAPLPQRREEHAERKQALAQAAAALVRPGQVLLIDAGSTNSAIAAALPLRQGLTVVTNAPDIAQLLMPREGFEILLIGGRVDPRIGAAVGAQALQQLRQVHADLCFPGACAIDAERGLWGVDGEEALFKRTMIEASGETAVVVTMDKLGALAPHLVAAVAAIDHLVVEHDAAQALCAPFLAQAVQLHRADAPTLPQQAK, encoded by the coding sequence GTGAGCACCGAACTGGACACGCTGCCGCAGGAGCGCCAGCAGGCGATCCTGCAGCGCCTGCGCGAGCACGGCCGGGTGGTGGCGGCGGAACTGGCGGCGCGCTTCGGCGTCTCCGAGGATTCGATCCGCCGCGACCTGCGCGAGCTCGCCGCGCAGGGGCTGTGCCGACGCGTCTACGGTGGCGCGCTGCTGCCCACGCCCGGCTTCGCGCCGTTGCCGCAGCGGCGCGAGGAGCATGCCGAGCGCAAGCAGGCATTGGCGCAGGCGGCCGCGGCGCTGGTGCGACCCGGGCAGGTGCTGCTGATCGACGCCGGCTCCACCAACAGCGCCATCGCCGCTGCGTTGCCGCTACGTCAAGGCCTGACCGTGGTCACCAACGCGCCGGACATCGCCCAATTGCTGATGCCGCGCGAGGGCTTCGAGATCCTGCTGATCGGTGGCCGCGTCGATCCGCGCATCGGCGCGGCGGTGGGCGCGCAGGCGCTGCAGCAGCTGCGCCAGGTCCACGCCGATCTGTGTTTTCCCGGCGCCTGCGCGATCGATGCCGAGCGCGGGCTGTGGGGCGTGGATGGGGAGGAGGCGTTGTTCAAGCGCACGATGATCGAGGCCAGCGGCGAGACCGCGGTGGTGGTTACCATGGACAAGCTCGGCGCGCTCGCGCCGCACCTGGTGGCCGCGGTCGCGGCGATCGATCATCTGGTGGTGGAGCACGATGCGGCGCAGGCGCTGTGCGCGCCGTTCCTGGCGCAGGCGGTGCAATTGCACCGCGCGGATGCGCCGACGCTGCCGCAGCAGGCAAAATAG
- the pbpC gene encoding penicillin-binding protein 1C, translating into MSQDVSAATPPARRTRRWTRLLPCLPWLRWGTVALLATLLLLDLAFPLPLPKSRDTSTLVVAADGTPLRAFADGNGVWRYPATPQSVSPLYLQALLNYEDRWFWHHPGVNPWALLRAGKQWLFSRRIVSGGSTLTMQVARILMPDNASTRTPLGKLQQLLRALQLEVHLSKRQILQLYLERAPYGGTIEGVDAASWAYLGKPAARLSQAEAALLAVLPQAPSRLRPDRHPEAARVARDKVLERMVDLHVWSREQVDDARIEPVVARSLQSPMHAALLAERLRRQSPRAAHIVSTIDADLQRTLEDRVSAYFSQLPERTSAALLVVDNRDLQARAYIGSVVFGDRKRLGDVDMVQAWRSPGSTLKPFLYGMALDDGLIHSESLLVDAPQSFGDYRPGNFDEAFNGPVGAASALRLSLNVPAVDLLERVGPARFAARLDNAGIGLKFPRGSTPNLALILGGTGAQLEELVGAFAALNRDGIAGHVRYTPTDKTIDRRLMSPGAAWIVREILEANPRPGYGVGTFDVGTRPRVAWKTGTSYGYRDAWAIGSTRRYTVGVWVGRPDGTPLPGQYGAVTALPLMFETIDSLPRARGDNAPRPMPGNVQQLDVCWPLGIAAEQTPPALCQRRFPAYALDGAVPPTFAERDARLWSAGRDTVQVDARSGLRLSPDCARPHQAVQRELARWPALLTPWLHASERQAGQLPALAPDCRDDGRGGNDVLRIEGLNDRATLARAPGSPSVRLQVRALGTTAPVDWLLDGRWIARTEGARNFQRDFADAGEHTLTALASNGAWTQVRFRVLH; encoded by the coding sequence ATGTCACAGGACGTATCCGCCGCCACGCCGCCCGCGCGGCGCACCCGGCGCTGGACGCGCCTGCTGCCATGTCTGCCATGGCTGCGCTGGGGCACGGTGGCGTTGCTGGCCACGCTGTTGCTGCTGGACCTGGCGTTCCCGCTGCCGCTGCCGAAATCGCGCGACACCTCGACCCTGGTGGTGGCCGCCGACGGCACGCCGCTGCGCGCCTTCGCCGACGGCAATGGCGTGTGGCGCTATCCGGCCACCCCGCAGAGCGTCTCGCCGCTGTACCTGCAGGCGCTGCTGAACTACGAAGACCGCTGGTTCTGGCATCACCCCGGGGTCAACCCGTGGGCGCTGCTGCGCGCCGGCAAGCAGTGGCTGTTCTCGCGCCGCATCGTCTCCGGCGGTTCCACCCTGACCATGCAGGTGGCGCGGATCCTGATGCCGGACAACGCCAGCACGCGCACGCCGCTGGGCAAGCTGCAGCAGCTGCTGCGCGCGCTTCAGCTGGAAGTGCACCTGAGCAAGCGCCAGATCCTGCAGCTGTACCTGGAGCGTGCGCCCTACGGCGGCACCATCGAAGGCGTGGACGCGGCGAGCTGGGCCTACCTGGGCAAGCCGGCGGCGCGGCTGTCGCAGGCCGAGGCGGCGCTGCTGGCGGTGTTGCCGCAGGCGCCGAGCCGGCTGCGTCCGGACCGGCACCCGGAGGCTGCGCGCGTGGCGCGCGACAAGGTACTCGAGCGCATGGTCGACCTGCACGTGTGGTCGCGCGAGCAGGTCGACGATGCACGCATCGAGCCGGTGGTGGCGCGTTCGCTGCAGTCGCCGATGCACGCCGCGCTGTTGGCCGAACGCCTGCGCCGGCAGTCGCCGCGCGCCGCGCACATCGTCTCCACCATCGATGCCGACCTGCAGCGCACCCTGGAGGACCGGGTCAGCGCGTACTTCTCGCAGCTGCCGGAGCGCACGTCCGCGGCGCTGCTGGTGGTCGACAACCGCGACCTGCAGGCGCGCGCCTACATCGGTTCGGTGGTGTTCGGCGACCGCAAGCGGCTCGGCGACGTGGATATGGTGCAGGCCTGGCGCTCGCCCGGCTCCACGCTCAAGCCGTTCCTGTACGGCATGGCCCTGGACGACGGCCTGATCCATTCCGAAAGCCTGCTGGTGGATGCGCCGCAGAGCTTCGGCGATTACCGCCCCGGCAACTTCGACGAGGCGTTCAACGGCCCGGTCGGCGCGGCCAGCGCCTTGCGCCTGTCGTTGAACGTGCCGGCGGTGGACCTGCTCGAGCGGGTCGGGCCGGCGCGCTTCGCCGCGCGTCTGGACAACGCCGGCATCGGCCTGAAGTTCCCGCGCGGCAGCACCCCGAACCTGGCGCTGATCCTCGGCGGCACCGGCGCGCAGCTGGAGGAACTGGTCGGCGCCTTCGCCGCGCTGAACCGCGACGGCATCGCCGGGCACGTGCGTTATACCCCGACCGACAAGACCATCGATCGGCGGCTGATGTCGCCGGGCGCGGCGTGGATCGTGCGCGAGATCCTCGAGGCCAATCCGCGACCCGGCTACGGTGTCGGCACCTTCGACGTCGGCACGCGCCCGCGGGTGGCGTGGAAGACCGGCACCAGCTATGGCTACCGCGATGCGTGGGCGATCGGCAGCACCCGTCGCTACACGGTCGGGGTCTGGGTCGGGCGTCCGGACGGCACACCGCTGCCCGGCCAGTACGGCGCGGTGACCGCGCTGCCGCTGATGTTCGAGACCATCGACAGCCTGCCGCGCGCGCGCGGCGACAACGCGCCGCGGCCGATGCCGGGCAACGTGCAGCAGCTGGACGTGTGCTGGCCGCTGGGCATCGCCGCCGAGCAGACCCCGCCGGCGCTGTGCCAGCGACGCTTTCCGGCGTACGCGCTGGACGGCGCGGTGCCGCCGACCTTCGCCGAGCGCGACGCGCGGCTGTGGAGTGCCGGCCGCGACACGGTGCAGGTGGATGCGCGCAGCGGCCTGCGCCTGTCGCCCGATTGCGCGCGGCCGCACCAGGCCGTGCAGCGCGAACTCGCGCGCTGGCCGGCGCTGCTGACGCCATGGCTGCATGCCAGCGAACGCCAGGCCGGACAACTGCCCGCCCTGGCGCCGGACTGCCGCGACGACGGCCGCGGCGGCAACGACGTGCTGCGCATCGAAGGGCTCAACGACCGCGCCACCCTGGCGCGCGCGCCGGGCAGCCCCAGCGTGCGCCTGCAGGTGCGCGCACTGGGCACCACCGCGCCAGTGGACTGGCTGCTGGACGGACGCTGGATCGCGCGCACGGAGGGCGCGCGCAACTTCCAGCGCGACTTCGCCGATGCCGGCGAGCACACCCTGACCGCGCTGGCCAGTAACGGCGCCTGGACCCAGGTGCGGTTCCGGGTGTTGCATTGA
- a CDS encoding DUF892 family protein — MSNQPANDAKPLQNTSGLTDTATLRANARQSIEDGAITKSYSADREAVIKLLNDALATEYVCVLRYYRHYFMASGMLADSVKAEFLEHAQQEQEHAHKLAERIVQLGGEPDLNPDTLTARSHAEYKEGEDLRDMVKENLIAERIAIDSYREMINFVGDKDTTTKRILEQILAQEEEHADEFSDMLEGWIGK, encoded by the coding sequence ATGTCCAACCAGCCAGCCAACGACGCCAAGCCGCTGCAGAACACCAGCGGCCTCACCGATACCGCCACGCTGCGCGCCAACGCCCGCCAGAGCATCGAGGACGGCGCGATCACCAAGAGCTACAGCGCCGACCGCGAGGCGGTGATCAAGCTGCTCAACGACGCGCTGGCCACCGAATACGTGTGCGTGCTGCGCTACTACCGCCACTACTTCATGGCCTCGGGCATGCTCGCCGACTCGGTCAAGGCCGAGTTCCTGGAGCACGCGCAGCAGGAGCAGGAACACGCGCACAAGCTGGCCGAGCGCATCGTGCAGCTGGGCGGCGAACCGGACCTCAACCCCGACACCCTGACCGCGCGTTCGCACGCCGAGTACAAGGAAGGCGAGGACCTGCGCGACATGGTCAAGGAGAACCTGATCGCCGAGCGCATCGCCATCGACAGCTACCGCGAGATGATCAACTTCGTCGGCGACAAGGACACCACCACCAAGCGCATCCTGGAGCAGATCCTGGCCCAGGAAGAAGAGCATGCCGACGAGTTCTCGGACATGCTGGAAGGCTGGATCGGGAAGTAA
- a CDS encoding peroxiredoxin: MPIQPGERIPEVVLQRIREGVEQVDTRTLFDDHRVLLFAVPGAFTPTCSEKHLPGYVEHFEEFRKRGIEVYCMAVNDPFVMQAWGKSQLVPDGLQMLSDGNGEFAKALGLEMDASSYGMGVRARRFALYAEHGVVRALFVEAPGEFKVSAADYVLQHLPD, from the coding sequence ATGCCCATCCAGCCCGGCGAACGCATTCCCGAAGTGGTCCTGCAACGCATCCGCGAAGGCGTGGAGCAGGTGGACACCCGCACGCTGTTCGACGACCACCGCGTGCTGCTGTTCGCGGTGCCCGGCGCGTTCACCCCGACCTGTTCGGAGAAGCACCTGCCCGGCTACGTCGAGCACTTCGAGGAGTTCCGCAAGCGCGGCATCGAGGTGTACTGCATGGCGGTCAACGACCCGTTCGTGATGCAGGCCTGGGGCAAGAGCCAGCTGGTGCCCGACGGCCTGCAGATGCTGTCCGACGGCAACGGCGAGTTCGCCAAGGCGCTGGGCCTGGAGATGGACGCCAGCAGCTACGGCATGGGCGTGCGGGCGCGGCGCTTCGCGCTGTACGCCGAGCACGGCGTGGTGCGCGCGCTGTTCGTCGAGGCGCCGGGCGAATTCAAGGTCTCCGCCGCCGACTACGTGCTGCAGCATCTCCCCGACTGA